In Terriglobia bacterium, the genomic window CGAGATTGTCGCCGATGGTCTTCCATACCCCTGCCTGGTGCAGGGCAAAGGCGGCGGCAAAAGCCGCCTGCTCGAGGAATTCAAGATGACCGCGAATGCCGTGCTTTTCGCCACAGCAAGCTTCTGGCAGGGCGTGGACGTCAAAGGCGAAGCGCTCAGCGCCGTCATCATCGATAAGCTTCCCTTCCAGGTTCCGTCGGATCCCCTGGTCGCGGCACGGACTGCCCAGATTCAGAGCACCGGAGGAAATGCGTTCTCTGAATATCAGGTGCCGAATGCGATCCTGCGCCTGAAGCAGGGCTTCGGACGCCTGATCCGGTCGGCGAACGATCGCGGAATCCTCGCGGTCCTGGATAACCGATTGAGCACGAAGTCATACGGCAGGCTCTTCATGCAGAGTCTGCCGGATTATGAAGTGACGGATAAGATTCAGGACCTCGTCGAATTCATGCAATAGGAAGGTTAGTGGTCATGGTCCCATAAAAGCAAACCAACGAAATCGGCATGGCCGTTCCGTTGCTTCAAACCTGCGTCATCGAAGGGCAAGGACATCAACCACAGCAGGCTTCGCCCCAAACGTGTACTGGCTGTCAACCGCGGGCACTGGAGCATCGAACGCGTTCACTGCAACATCGACAGGAATGACGATGAGGACCGTAGCCAAATCCGAACCGGCTTCGGCCCCGAAAACATCACCCGCTTGCGGCGCTTTGCCGTCGGCATCCTCAAGTCCCTTCAGAAACCCGCTCAATCCATCGCCGAAATGATGCGCAAACTTGCCTTCAATACCCGTCTCGTCTTCGGTTACTTGCGCATGACTGACAATCCTGCCTAATCCGCAGGGCTTCTGAAAGAAATGTGAATATCCAGAAGATTCTTGTTCCTGTTGCCGTTCAAGAGCCTCGTCCCAGGTTGTTTGCCAACCGGTGCCGTCTCAATAACCGTTGGCCTCTGAGTCATCATAGCGCAGTCGTCCTGGTGTTTGCGTTGCGGTGCCAGGCGATGTTCTAATGCAGGTCTGCTTTATGGACCTGAGCTTTGAAACAAGCGCGTTGCTGCTCTTGATCTCGGCGGTAGTGGCGATGATGACCCGAAGGTTCCGCCTTCCGTACAGCGTCGGCCTGGTCACGGCCGGAATCGTCATCGCATTGCTACCATTCGCGCCGGAGTTCCGCCTCACGAAGGAACTTTTGTTTACCGGGCTCCTTCCACCTCTCATTTTCGATGGCGCGTTTTATCTTGACTGGAAGCACTTGCGCAAGGATCTCCCGGTAGTGCTAGTCTTGGCAACTCTAGGCGTGCTACTCTCGGCGGCAGTCACCGCCGCTGGAATGCATTACCTCGCGAACTGGCAGTGGTTGAATTCACTTGTATTCGGAGTGCTGATTGCAGCTACCGATCCCGTTTCCGTCATCTCGACATTCAAGGAAGCCAAGGCACACGGACGCTTGCTCCTTTTGATAGAAAGCGAAAGCCTCTTCAATGACGGTACGGCAGCGGTTCTCTTTGCAATTTGCCTGGAACTCGCATCGGGCCGCAGCCTAACCCCGATGGAGATGACCGCGAAGTTTCTCATCACCTTTTTGGGCAGTCTTCTATGTGGCGCGATCGTCGCTGGGGCAACGCTCTTACTTGCGGGGAGGACGGACGACCATTTGGTAGAAATAGCGTTCACCACTGTTGCGGCCTATGGCTCTTTTCTCCTTGCCGAACACCTTCACCAGTCCGGTGTGCTCGCCACTTTGGTAGCGGGGCTGATTTTGGGCAATACGGGGCACCTTGGTGCAATCACGGATCGGGGCCGGGAAGCTGTCCAGGCGTTCTGGGAATACGCGGCGTTTGTAGCAAACTCGTTCGTGTTCCTGCTGATCGGCATGCGCGAGGCGCGTCAGAACTTCGCGGCAGGACTGCCCTCCATTTTTGTAGCTATCCTCATCGTCATCCTCGCACGCGCAATCGCGGTCTATCCGTGTTGTGCCATGTATTCTCGATCGAGATTTCGGGTCACTGTCAGACATCAACACGTTTTGTTCTGGGGCGGGTTGCGGGGCGCCCTCGCCCTTGCACTTGCTCTTGCGCTTCCCCCCGAGATGCCTCAGCGAGAAACCGTTGTCACAGTCAGTTTTGCCGTTGTCGCCTTCTCAGTCTTCGTTCAAGGTCTGACTTTGACGCCGCTACTTCGAAAATTCGGAGAGATCCCCGTGTCAC contains:
- a CDS encoding sodium:proton antiporter, with product MDLSFETSALLLLISAVVAMMTRRFRLPYSVGLVTAGIVIALLPFAPEFRLTKELLFTGLLPPLIFDGAFYLDWKHLRKDLPVVLVLATLGVLLSAAVTAAGMHYLANWQWLNSLVFGVLIAATDPVSVISTFKEAKAHGRLLLLIESESLFNDGTAAVLFAICLELASGRSLTPMEMTAKFLITFLGSLLCGAIVAGATLLLAGRTDDHLVEIAFTTVAAYGSFLLAEHLHQSGVLATLVAGLILGNTGHLGAITDRGREAVQAFWEYAAFVANSFVFLLIGMREARQNFAAGLPSIFVAILIVILARAIAVYPCCAMYSRSRFRVTVRHQHVLFWGGLRGALALALALALPPEMPQRETVVTVSFAVVAFSVFVQGLTLTPLLRKFGEIPVSR